The Fusobacterium sp. SYSU M8D902 genome segment ATATGCTGGATACCAACTTATAAGAGGTTGTGGATGTAGATCAGGTTTCTGTGGAGCTTGTGCTACTGTATATAGAACAAAGGGAGATAATGAATTAAAAGTAGTCCTTGCTTGTCAAAGTAAAGTTGAAGATGGAATGTATCTTACTCAAATACCATTTTTCCCTGGAAAGAAAGCAGTGTATGATATGGAAAAAATTGAACCTACAGCTGAGACAATGGGAGAGATGTATCCAGAACTATATAAGTGTATAGGTTGTAACTCATGTACCAAAGGGTGTTCACAAGGATTAAATGTAATGCAGTATATTGCTTATGCCCAAAGAGGAGAGTTTGAAAAATGTGCTGAAGAATCTTTTGATTGTGTAGGTTGTGGTATCTGTGCTACAAGATGCCCTGCTGGAATTACTCATTTTAATGTAGGTTTATTAGCTCGTCGTATTACAGGAAAATATATCGCTCCCAAAAGTGAACATTTAGATATAAGAGTTCAAGAGATTGAAGAGGGAAGAATGGCTGCAGAACTTGATGAGTTAATGAGTAAAAGTATTGATGAACTTAAAGACTTATATAATCATAGAGATATAACTAAATAAAATGTATAAATTGGAGGTTTGTTGATGTATACAGCAGAAATGAGAGAACTTATAAAGAAAGTTGAAGCAACTCGTTCAAAAAGACTTGGACATGATTTTCCTAGATTATCTCCTGAAGCAAAACTAGAAATATTAAAGAAAAATCACCCAGACTATATTGAAAGTGGCTTTAGAACAATAAATTTAGGAGTGAATAAAGGTGAAAAAGTCCCTTTGGAATTGGCAAATTTAATAGAAGCTAAGAGTAGAATTGAGATGGACAAGATCAACCTCGAAAAAATTGATCATGATGTTGATGTCCTGATTGTTGGAGCTGGTGGAGCTGGTGCTTCTGCTGCAATAGAAGCAGTTAAAACAGGGGCAAAAGTAATGATAGCTACTAAACTTCGTTTTGGTGATGCCAATACAATGATGGCAGAAGGTGGAATACAAGCTGCGGATAAAGCAGACGACTCTCCAGCAAAACATTACCTTGATGTAATGGGTGGAGGACACTTTACAAATGTTCCAGAACTAGTTAAGGCACTTGTTCAAGATGCACCTGAAGCAATTAAATGGTTAAATGATTTTGGAGTGATGTTTGATAAAGAGGAAGATGGAACTATGCTCACTAACCATGGTGGTGGTACTTCAAGAAAGAGAATGCATGCAGCTGCTGACTATAGTGGAGCTGAAATAATGCGTGTCCTTAGAGATGAAGTTAGAAACTTAGGAGTAGAAGTTGTTGAATTTTCTCCAGTAGTTGAGCTTATTAAGGATTTAGATGGAAAGGTAGCAGGTGCTATTTTATTCAATTTAGAAACAGAGGAGTACTCAGTAGTAAAAGCTAAAACTGTTATACTTACAACAGGTGGAGCTGGAAGATTACATTATCAAGGTTTTCCTACATCAAATCACTATGGAGCTACTGCAGATGGTCTTGTATTAGGATATAGAGTTGGAGCTGAACTTGCTTTTGCTGACACAATACAATATCACCCTAC includes the following:
- a CDS encoding 4Fe-4S dicluster domain-containing protein; its protein translation is MTEKQMVDVFILGKKYSVPSTLTIMDAMEYAGYQLIRGCGCRSGFCGACATVYRTKGDNELKVVLACQSKVEDGMYLTQIPFFPGKKAVYDMEKIEPTAETMGEMYPELYKCIGCNSCTKGCSQGLNVMQYIAYAQRGEFEKCAEESFDCVGCGICATRCPAGITHFNVGLLARRITGKYIAPKSEHLDIRVQEIEEGRMAAELDELMSKSIDELKDLYNHRDITK
- a CDS encoding FAD-binding protein, which translates into the protein MYTAEMRELIKKVEATRSKRLGHDFPRLSPEAKLEILKKNHPDYIESGFRTINLGVNKGEKVPLELANLIEAKSRIEMDKINLEKIDHDVDVLIVGAGGAGASAAIEAVKTGAKVMIATKLRFGDANTMMAEGGIQAADKADDSPAKHYLDVMGGGHFTNVPELVKALVQDAPEAIKWLNDFGVMFDKEEDGTMLTNHGGGTSRKRMHAAADYSGAEIMRVLRDEVRNLGVEVVEFSPVVELIKDLDGKVAGAILFNLETEEYSVVKAKTVILTTGGAGRLHYQGFPTSNHYGATADGLVLGYRVGAELAFADTIQYHPTGVAFPSQIFGALVTEKVRGLGATPLNIDGEQFVYHLETRDIEASAIINECKVNKKGINTPTGEVGVWLDTPLIDIIHGEGTLEKRLPAMYRMFKKFGIDMTKEPILIYPTLHYQNGGLLINEFGETKIENLYVAGECAGGIHGRNRLMGNSLLDIIVFGRRAGKNAGKRSKSVVIKDLTLGHVADYHKELIKNGIETDRVSPLLLPRYRHGADK